A region of Vitis riparia cultivar Riparia Gloire de Montpellier isolate 1030 chromosome 12, EGFV_Vit.rip_1.0, whole genome shotgun sequence DNA encodes the following proteins:
- the LOC117927151 gene encoding callose synthase 12, with product MSLRQRQPAAAGSQYGANRSSQPPNPEEEAYNIIPIHNLIADHPSLRYPEVRAAAYALRAVGSLRKPPFGAWHEHMDLLDWLGLFFGFQSDNVRNQREHLVLHLANAQMRLQPPPDNIDTLDPGVLRRFRRKLLSNYSAWCSFLGRKSNVWIRDSAPDPRRELLYTGLYLLIWGESANLRFMPECISYIFHHMAMELNRILEDYIDENTGQPVLPSISGENAYLARVVKPIYETVRNEVERSKNGTAPHSAWRNYDDINEYFWSPRCFQKLKWPMDLGSNFFILSSKSKHVGKTGFVEQRSFWNLFRSFDRLWVMLILFLQAAIIVAWEGKEYPWQALESRYVQVRVLTVFFTWSALRLLQSLLDAGMQYSLVSRETLWLGVRMVMKIVVAAGWIIVFAVFYARIWTQENNDGGWTSKGNARVVNFLEVALVFILPELLALALFIVPWIRNFLEEKNWRIFYLLSWWFQSRIFVGRGLREGLVDNIKYSSFWILVLATKFSFSYFLQIKPMVAPSKALLRIKNLEYEWHEFFDNSNRLAVGLLWLPVVLMYLMDLNIWYSIYSSFYGAVVGLFSHLGEIRNIQQLRLRFQFFASAIKFNLMPEEQLLHGRGMRNRFNDAIHRLKLRYGLGRPYKKLESNQVEATKFALIWNEIISIFREEDIINDHEVELLELPQNSWNVRVIRWPCLLLCNELLLALSQAKELVDAPDKWLWYKICKNEYRRCVVIEAYDSIKHLLLQIIKFDTEEHSIIKVLFQEIDHSLDIEKFTKTFKMTALPQIHLKLISLLKLLNEPKKDPNKVVNILQALYEIVIRNFFKDQRTSDQLREDGLAPRNLSSSTGLLFENAVELPDANNGTFYRQVRRLHTILTSHDSMNNIPKNLEARRRIAFFSNSLFMNMPHAPQVEKMMAFSVLTPYYNEEVLYSKEQLRTENEDGISILYYLQTIYDDEWNNFLERMKQEGMKDKNDLWTTKLRDLRLWASFRGQTLTRTVRGMMYYYRALKMLAYLDSASEKDIEEGSHELGSVRRNNSIDGFNSERSPSSRSLSRASSSVSLLFKGHEYGTALMKYTYVVACQIYGSQKAKKDPHAEEILYLMEHNEALRVAYVDEVLKGRDEKEYYSVLVKYDQQLQKEVEIYRVKLPGPLKLGEGKPENQNHALIFTRGDAVQTIDMNQDNYFEEALKMRNLLEEYRTYYGIRKPTILGVREHIFTGSVSSLAWFMSAQESSFVTLGQRVLANPLKIRMHYGHPDVFDRFWFLTRGGISKASRVINISEDIFAGFNCTLRGGNVTHHEYIQVGKGRDVGLNQISMFEAKVASGNGEQVLSRDVYRLGHRLDFLRMLSFFYTTVGFFFNTMLVVLTVYAFLWGRLYLALSGVEGSALADKSSNNKALGTILNQQFIIQLGLFTALPMIVENSLEHGFLAAIWDFITMQLQLSSVFYTFSMGTRTHFFGRTILHGGAKYRATGRGFVVQHKSFAENYRLYARSHFVKAIELGLILTVYAAYSVIATDTFVYIAMTITSWFLVVSWIMAPFVFNPSGFDWLKTVDDFDDFMNWIWYRGGVFAKAEQSWERWWYEEQDHLRTTGLWGKLLEIILDLRFFFFQYGIVYQLGIAANSTSIAVYLLSWIYVVVAVAISLTIAYARDKYAAKDHIYYRLVQFLVILLVIIVIVALLEFTHFKFVDLFTSLLAFVPTGWGLILIAQVFRPFLRRTSAWEAIISLARLYDIMFGVIVMAPVALLSWLPGFQSMQTRILFNEAFSRGLHISQIVIGKKSKV from the coding sequence ATGAGCCTCAGACAGCGCCAGCCGGCGGCTGCCGGTTCGCAGTACGGGGCGAACCGGTCGTCTCAGCCACCGAACCCGGAAGAAGAAGCGTACAATATCATTCCCATTCACAATCTCATCGCCGACCACCCCTCACTCCGCTACCCGGAGGTTCGAGCCGCCGCGTATGCCCTACGCGCTGTCGGGAGTCTCCGAAAGCCGCCGTTCGGAGCGTGGCACGAGCACATGGACCTCCTCGACTGGCTCGGCCTCTTCTTCGGCTTCCAGAGCGACAACGTTCGGAACCAGCGAGAGCACCTAGTGCTCCACCTCGCTAACGCTCAGATGCGGCTCCAGCCACCGCCGGACAATATCGACACTCTCGACCCCGGCGTGCTCCGGCGATTCCGACGGAAGCTGCTAAGCAACTACTCGGCATGGTGCTCCTTCCTCGGCCGGAAATCGAACGTTTGGATCCGAGATTCTGCGCCCGATCCGCGTCGTGAATTGCTCTACACCGGCCTCTATCTGCTCATCTGGGGTGAGTCTGCTAATCTTAGGTTCATGCCTGAATGTATTTCCTACATATTTCATCACATGGCTATGGAACTTAATCGAATTCTTGAGGATTACATTGATGAAAACACGGGTCAGCCTGTCCTGCCGTCAATTTCGGGTGAGAATGCGTACCTGGCCCGTGTGGTGAAGCCCATTTACGAGACTGTGCGTAATGAGGTTGAGCGAAGCAAAAATGGGACTGCCCCACATAGTGCTTGGAGGAATTACGATGATATAAATGAGTATTTTTGGAGCCCTCGGTGTTTTCAGAAGCTCAAGTGGCCAATGGATTTGgggagtaatttttttattctgtcCAGTAAGAGTAAGCATGTGGGTAAGACTGGTTTTGTGGAGCAAAGGTCATTTTGGAACTTGTTTAGGAGCTTTGATCGGCTTTGGGTCATGTTGATTTTGTTTCTTCAAGCTGCCATTATTGTTGCTTGGGAGGGTAAGGAGTATCCATGGCAGGCATTGGAGAGTCGTTATGTTCAGGTCCGGGTTCTCACTGTGTTTTTCACTTGGAGTGCTTTGCGGCTTCTCCAGTCTCTACTTGATGCTGGGATGCAATATAGCTTGGTTTCTAGGGAGACTTTGTGGCTTGGGGTGAGGATGGTGATGAAGATTGTAGTTGCTGCAGGGTGGATTATTGTGTTTGCGGTATTTTATGCGAGAATTTGGACGCAGGAAAACAATGATGGTGGGTGGACAAGCAAAGGGAATGCACGGGTGGTGAATTTTCTTGAGGTTGCATTGGTTTTCATCCTCCCGGAGCTTTTGGCATTGGCTCTGTTTATTGTTCCATGGATAAGGAATTTTTTGGAGGAGAAAAATTGGAGGATCTTTTACTTGTTATCATGGTGGTTTCAGAGTAGAATTTTTGTGGGCCGTGGGTTGAGGGAAGGTCTTGTGGATAATATAAAGTATTCTTCATTCTGGATTTTGGTGCTTgctacaaaattttcattcagcTACTTCCTGCAGATTAAACCTATGGTTGCCCCTTCCAAAGCCCTTTTGAGAATTAAGAATTTAGAATACGAGTGGCATGAGTTCTTTGATAACAGCAATAGATTAGCAGTGGGGCTATTGTGGCTTCCTGTGGTTTTGATGTACCTCATGGATTTGAATATTTGGTACTCCATTTACTCCTCTTTCTATGGGGCAGTAGTTGGGCTGTTCTCACATTTGGGTGAAATTCGAAACATTCAGCAACTGAGACTGAGATTCCAGTTCTTTGCAAGTGCAATCAAGTTCAATCTTATGCCAGAGGAGCAACTGTTACATGGAAGGGGCATGAGGAACCGATTCAATGATGCTATCCACAGATTGAAGCTACGGTATGGGCTGGGCCGGCCCTACAAGAAGCTGGAATCTAATCAGGTCGAAGCGACCAAGTTTGCTTTGATATGGAATGagataatttcaattttcaggGAAGAAGATATTATCAATGACCATGAGGTCGAGCTGTTGGAACTTCCTCAAAACTCTTGGAATGTTAGGGTTATTCGCTGGCCGTGTTTGCTCCTTTGCAATGAGCTGCTGCTAGCTCTCAGCCAGGCAAAAGAATTGGTAGATGCTCCTGATAAGTGGCTTTGGTATAAGATTTGCAAGAATGAGTATAGACGCTGTGTTGTCATTGAGGCCTATGATAGTATCAAGCACTTACTGCTTCAGATCATCAAGTTTGATACTGAAGAGCACTCCATTATCAAAGTCTTGTTTCAAGAAATTGATCACTCTCTTGATATTGAGAAGTTTACTAAAACATTCAAAATGACTGCTCTGCCCCAGATCCATCTCAAGTTGATATCTCTTCTTAAGCTATTGAATGAGCCTAAGAAAGATCCTAACAAGGTGGTGAACATTTTACAGGCCCTTTATGAGATTGTAATTCGGAATTTTTTCAAGGATCAAAGGACCAGTGATCAGCTGAGGGAGGATGGTCTGGCTCCTCGTAATCTGTCTTCCAGCACGGGCCTCCTCTTTGAAAATGCTGTGGAGTTGCCTGATGCCAATAATGGGACCTTCTATCGGCAGGTACGACGCTTGCACACAATTCTTACTTCTCATGACTCAATGAACAATATCCCAAAAAATCTGGAGGCAAGGCGCCGGATTGCCTTCTTTAGCAATTCCCTGTTCATGAACATGCCCCATGCTCCTCAAGTTGAGAAGATGATGGCTTTCAGTGTCCTGACCCCTTATTACAATGAAGAAGTACTATACAGTAAAGAACAACTTCGAACTGAGAATGAAGATGGGATTTCCATCCTCTATTATTTACAAACAATTTATGATGATGAGTGGAATAATTTCTTGGAACGGATGAAGCAAGAAGGAATGAAGGATAAAAATGACTTATGGACAACAAAGCTGAGAGATCTCCGTCTATGGGCCTCTTTTAGAGGCCAGACGCTCACCCGCACTGTAAGGGGAATGATGTATTATTATCGAGCTCTCAAGATGCTGGCCTATCTCGATTCTGCATCAGAAAAGGACATTGAAGAAGGATCACACGAACTTGGCTCAGTGAGGCGAAACAACAGTATTGATGGTTTTAATTCTGAAAGATCACCTTCTTCAAGGAGCTTAAGTAGAGCAAGTAGTTCAGTGAGTTTGTTATTCAAAGGCCATGAGTATGGGACTGCTTTAATGAAATACACATATGTAGTTGCTTGCCAGATATATGGGTCTCAGAAGGCAAAAAAAGATCCCCATGCTGAagaaattttgtatttaatggAACACAATGAAGCCCTTCGAGTTGCCTATGTTGATGAAGTTTTGAAAGGGAGGGATGAGAAAGAATATTACTCTGTTCTTGTGAAGTATGATCAGCAGCTACAGAAGGAAGTGGAGATCTATCGGGTCAAGTTGCCTGGTCCCTTGAAGCTAGGAGAGGGAAAACCAGAGAATCAGAACCATGCCCTTATCTTCACTCGTGGGGATGCAGTCCAGACGATTGATATGAACCAAGACAACTATTTTGAAGAAGCACTCAAAATGCGGAATCTATTGGAAGAATACAGGACCTACTATGGTATTAGGAAGCCTACTATTCTAGGAGTCCGGGAACACATTTTTACCGGTTCTGTATCATCACTTGCTTGGTTTATGTCTGCCCAAGAATCAAGTTTTGTTACATTGGGACAGCGTGTTTTGGCGAATCCTTTGAAGATTCGGATGCATTATGGTCACCCAGATGTGTTTGATAGGTTTTGGTTTCTGACCAGGGGAGGGATTAGCAAAGCTTCCAGAGTGATTAATATTAGTGAGGACATTTTTGCTGGCTTCAACTGCACATTGCGAGGTGGAAATGTAACACACCATGAATACATCCAAGTTGGAAAGGGAAGGGATGTTGGGTTGAATCAAATATCCATGTTTGAAGCAAAGGTTGCTAGCGGAAATGGTGAGCAAGTTCTCAGCAGAGATGTCTATAGGTTGGGTCACAGGTTGGATTTTTTACGTATGCTGTCATTCTTCTACACTACAGTGGGATTCTTTTTCAACACGATGCTGGTGGTTCTGACTGTTTATGCTTTTTTATGGGGCCGGCTGTATCTGGCTCTTAGTGGGGTTGAGGGTTCTGCTCTGGCGGATAAAAGCAGCAACAATAAGGCCCTTGGTACAATCTTGAATCAGCAGTTCATAATCCAGCTTGGTCTGTTTACTGCACTTCCGATGATTGTGGAAAATTCTCTTGagcatgggttccttgcagccatCTGGGATTTCATAACAATGCAGCTCCAGCTTTCTTCTGTCTTCTACACATTCTCCATGGGAACTCGCACTCACTTTTTTGGCCGGACTATTCTTCACGGTGGTGCAAAATACCGAGCAACTGGACGTGGTTTTGTCGTGCAGCACAAGAGTTTTGCTGAGAACTATAGACTCTATGCTCGTAGCCATTTTGTAAAGGCAATTGAGCTTGGCTTGATCCTTACAGTTTACGCTGCATACAGTGTCATAGCTACTGACACTTTTGTCTATATAGCCATGACCATCACGAGTTGGTTCCTGGTAGTGTCATGGATCATGGCCCCCTTTGTATTTAATCCTTCTGGGTTTGATTGGTTGAAGACAGTGGACGACTTCGATGATTTTATGAACTGGATATGGTACCGTGGAGGTGTGTTTGCAAAGGCTGAGCAAAGTTGGGAAAGATGGTGGTATGAGGAGCAGGATCATCTAAGGACAACTGGTCTTTGGGGAAAGTTACTGGAGATAATCTTAGATCTtcgtttcttcttctttcagtATGGAATTGTATACCAGCTAGGTATTGCTGCTAATAGCACCAGTATTGCTGTTTACTTGCTTTCCTGGATCTATGTGGTTGTTGCTGTGGCCATTTCTTTAACAATAGCATATGCTCGGGACAAGTATGCTGCAAAAGACCACATCTACTATCGGCTggtccaattccttgttattttGCTTGTAATAATTGTCATTGTTGCATTGCTGGAGTTCACCCACTTTAAATTTGTTGATCTCTTCACCAGTCTGCTGGCATTCGTTCCCACTGGGTGGGGCCTGATTTTAATTGCCCAGGTATTCAGGCCCTTTCTGCGGCGCACTTCAGCATGGGAGGCCATTATTTCTTTGGCTCGGCtatatgatattatgtttggtGTGATCGTCATGGCCCCTGTGGCACTACTATCATGGTTGCCTGGGTTCCAATCAATGCAGACAAGGATTCTATTCAATGAAGCATTTAGTAGGGGCCTCCACATATCTCAGATTGTGATAGGGAAAAAATCCAAGGTCTAA